Proteins found in one Arachis stenosperma cultivar V10309 chromosome 8, arast.V10309.gnm1.PFL2, whole genome shotgun sequence genomic segment:
- the LOC130945218 gene encoding uncharacterized protein At5g64816-like: protein MGEFWWSLLGAAIPLVVAGQAFRVKKRNAEEQRLKSTRGRERSSDEIFVCERVCTSKRMLKKVGSFSKDPIPDTCVTVCGVSDLDACADACARTVCVNQHQVPNWNDICLRRCQSECLKLSSQSS from the coding sequence ATGGGGGAATTCTGGTGGTCCCTTTTGGGTGCTGCAATCCCTTTGGTTGTTGCAGGACAAGCTTTTAGGGTGAAGAAGAGGAATGCAGAGGAGCAGAGGCTGAAGAGCACAAGGGGAAGAGAAAGGAGCTCCGATGAAATCTTTGTCTGCGAAAGGGTATGCACATCGAAGAGGATGTTGAAGAAGGTTGGCTCATTCTCAAAGGACCCCATTCCTGATACTTGTGTCACTGTCTGTGGTGTATCTGACCTTGATGCGTGCGCTGACGCTTGCGCTCGCACTGTTTGTGTTAACCAGCATCAGGTACCTAATTGGAATGACATATGCCTTAGGAGGTGCCAGAGTGAATGCCTGAAACTCTCATCTCAATCTTCCTAA
- the LOC130945072 gene encoding nuclear transcription factor Y subunit A-1-like → MPGKPESDEWRAKRSQQIQFQASIYAQPWWRGGAGENSPKSSSVDQQLNGSSAMNGGTITTQSETNEVVGFNKQMQSLISQSLPGIDNSGGDVTKEHQNIKHAFSSTPFTMGKHLGPNSENESISHSIVLTSQAYFDAHYGGGLTPYGQQTMINPQLYGMNHARMLLPLEMEEEPVYVNAKQYHGILRRRQSRAKAELEKKVIKVRKPYLHESRHLHAMRRARGNGGRFLNTKKLEGNNNNSINPSMESGSSLSTATLHSNNDHYVVSQSMVHDMEKMQNFTIGFHGSNGLSSMYHSQFNGRNEGHCFGGERQGMLMHGAPNGAIE, encoded by the exons ATGCCAGGAAAACCCGAATCAGACGAGTGGCGGGCGAAGCGAAGCCAGCAGATTCAGTTTCAAGCTTCCATTTATGCTCAGCCCTGGTGGCGCGGCGGAGCTGGTGAGAATTCCCCAAAATCATCATCAGTAGATCAGCAGTTGAATGGTTCATCAGCCATGAATGGTGGCACAATCACAACACAATCAGAGACTAATGAAGTTGTTGGTTTCAATAAACAGATGCAGTCTTTGATTTCTCAATCACTACCTGGAATTGATAACTCAG GTGGAGATGTTACCAAAGAGCACCAGAACATCAAACATGCTTTTTCCTCAACCCCATTTACCATGGGAAAACACCTTGGTCCGAATTCCGAGAATGAAAGCATTAGTCATTCAATT GTTTTAACTTCGCAAGCTTATTTTGATGCACATTATGGTGGAGGCTTGACACCCTATGGGCAACAAACTATG ATAAACCCTCAGCTGTATGGGATGAACCATGCTAGAATGCTTTTGCCACTTGAAATGGAAGAGGAGCCGGTTTATGTCAATGCAAAGCAGTATCATGGTATTCTGAGAAGAAGACAGTCACGTGCTAAGGCCGAGCTCGAAAAGAAAGTGATTAAAGTTAGAAAG cCATATCTTCATGAGTCGCGTCACCTTCATGCTATGAGAAGGGCAAGGGGTAATGGTGGTCGCTTTCTTAATACAAAGAAGCTTGAaggcaacaacaacaacagtaTAAACCCCTCAATGGAATCCGGAAGCTCCCTTTCCACGGCTACTTTACATTCCAACAATGATCACTATGTTGTGTCGCAGTCCATGGTTCACGACATGGAGAAAATGCAGAATTTCACCATTGGTTTCCATGGTAGCAATGGTCTGTCCTCAATGTACCATTCACAGTTTAATGGAAGAAATGAGGGACATTGCTTTGGTGGAGAAAGGCAAGGCATGCTTATGCATGGAGCCCCAAATGGGGCTATTGAATGA
- the LOC130946587 gene encoding TATA-box-binding protein — MADQGLEGSQPVDLTKHPSGIVPTLQNIVSTVNLDCKLDLKTIALQARNAEYNPKRFAAVIMRIREPKTTALIFASGKMVCTGAKSEQQSKLAARKYARIIQKLGFPAKFKDFKIQNIVGSCDVKFPIRLEGLAYSHGAFSSYEPELFPGLIYRMKQPKIVLLIFVSGKIVLTGAKVRDETYTAFENIYPVLTEFRKNQQ; from the exons ATGGCTGACCAAGGATTGGAGGGTAGCCAACCAGTGGATCTGACCAAGCACCCTTCTGGGATTGTGCCTACCCTTCA AAATATTGTATCAACGGTCAATTTGGACTGTAAGTTGGATCTTAAAACGATTGCACTTCAAGCTCGTAATGCAGAGTACAATCCCAAG CGTTTCGCTGCTGTGATTATGAGGATCAGAGAACCAAAAACAACTGCCCTCATTTTTGCTTCTGGCAAGATG GTGTGTACTGGAGCGAAGAGTGAGCAACAGTCTAAATTGGCCGCAAGGAAG TATGCTCGAATTATCCAGAAGCTTGGTTTCCCGGCCAAGTTTAAG GATTTCAAGATTCAGAATATTGTTGGCTCTTGTGATGTCAAGTTCCCCATAAGACTTGAGGGTCTTGCATATTCCCATGGTGCTTTCTCAAGT TACGAACCAGAGCTGTTTCCGGGGCTAATTTACCGTATGAAGCAGCCTAAGATAGTCTTGCTTATATTTGTCTCTGGGAAAATTGTGCTAACAGGTGCCAAG GTGAGAGATGAGACTTACACAGCATTCGAGAACATATATCCCGTGCTTACTGAGTTCAGGAAAAACCAACAATG A